In a single window of the Streptomyces sp. CGMCC 4.7035 genome:
- a CDS encoding aldo/keto reductase, whose translation MTSQTITADAAGTWKLGDLSVRRIGFGAMRLTGSAAFHHGTPSDRDRSIAVLRRAVELGVDHIDTAAFYFSSLRSANELINSALAPYADDLVIATKVGPFRDYSGEWGTWARPDQLRGHVEENLRQLGRDHLDLVYLRKSPRWDSIAERFGALAELREAGLIRHLGISGVEPRHLAEAQAIAPVVSVQNNYGLHAPDPQTDDLLRICGEQGIAFVPFYAIAGKGGERGTSGDVDAEILAIARAHDATPAQVRLAWTLQQGPHVLAIPGTGNPDHLLENVAAGALRLTDEEMARLDARRRHAE comes from the coding sequence ATGACCTCACAGACGATCACCGCGGACGCCGCGGGCACCTGGAAACTCGGCGACCTGTCCGTCCGCCGCATCGGCTTCGGCGCGATGCGGCTGACGGGCAGCGCCGCCTTCCACCACGGGACACCGAGCGACCGCGATCGGTCGATCGCCGTGCTGCGCAGGGCGGTCGAGCTCGGTGTCGACCACATCGACACGGCCGCCTTCTATTTCTCGTCGCTGCGCTCCGCGAACGAGCTGATCAACAGCGCGCTGGCGCCGTACGCGGACGACCTGGTCATCGCCACGAAGGTGGGCCCGTTCCGCGACTACTCGGGGGAGTGGGGCACCTGGGCCCGCCCCGACCAACTGCGCGGCCACGTCGAGGAGAACCTGCGTCAGCTCGGCCGCGACCACCTGGACCTGGTCTACCTGCGCAAGTCGCCGCGGTGGGACTCCATCGCCGAGCGCTTCGGCGCTCTCGCCGAGCTGCGGGAGGCGGGCCTGATCCGCCACCTGGGCATCTCCGGCGTCGAGCCTCGGCACCTGGCCGAGGCGCAGGCGATCGCGCCGGTGGTGAGCGTGCAGAACAACTACGGGCTGCACGCCCCCGACCCGCAGACGGACGACCTCCTGCGGATCTGTGGCGAGCAGGGCATCGCGTTCGTGCCGTTCTACGCGATCGCGGGGAAGGGCGGCGAGCGGGGCACGAGCGGCGACGTGGATGCGGAGATCCTCGCGATCGCCCGGGCCCACGACGCGACCCCCGCTCAGGTCCGGCTCGCGTGGACGCTCCAGCAGGGCCCGCATGTCCTGGCCATCCCGGGCACCGGCAACCCGGACCACCTCCTCGAGAACGTGGCCGCGGGCGCGCTGCGGCTGACGGACGAGGAGATGGCCCGCCTG
- a CDS encoding RICIN domain-containing protein yields MRTPHALLAATTALAAAVVAPPSPASAAVPAAGAYYVQSATTGLDAADNGGAVEQHNPKGNEDHQQWNLRASGSSYVLESTDTAGSCLGRSGDQARTVACTSTDAVWDITPTGGDQYTLKAPGTERYLTVAAKPSGANYPAPLVIGSSGGLASWYLTPVTSPTGPMPSADQRTLDQVTFLTAHNAYANGVDGGFAPPFVNLVPNQTRGINQQLTDGVRGFMLDIHQTSDGAILCHNSCTLVSRPVALWVDVQRIVDFLKAHPDQFITVFLEDYVDPGVLRGELARVTGLSDVLYRPDRTGVKQNGWPKLADLIAADHRLLIFTDHSRSSDEAAGLTRDSFGVMYQKDWTVENYWSMGSGLGSSNWSCYSRWYDANTNIPLTRTESGFRPLFVMNHFRDATIASTAQTDNTKLADRAQRFCQPAARKKPNYLAVDRYDLGDPASAVNTLNTYTYP; encoded by the coding sequence ATGCGAACCCCCCATGCCCTGCTCGCCGCGACCACCGCGCTGGCAGCCGCGGTCGTGGCTCCCCCGTCCCCCGCGTCCGCCGCGGTCCCCGCCGCCGGCGCCTACTACGTCCAGAGCGCCACTACCGGACTCGACGCGGCCGACAACGGGGGAGCCGTCGAGCAGCACAACCCCAAGGGCAACGAGGACCACCAGCAGTGGAACCTGAGAGCGAGCGGGTCCTCGTACGTGCTGGAAAGCACCGACACCGCGGGCAGTTGCCTCGGTCGCTCCGGCGACCAGGCCCGCACCGTGGCGTGCACGAGCACCGACGCGGTCTGGGACATCACGCCGACCGGCGGTGACCAGTACACCCTCAAGGCCCCCGGAACCGAGCGCTATCTGACCGTCGCCGCCAAGCCGTCCGGCGCCAACTACCCCGCACCGCTGGTCATCGGCTCCTCGGGCGGCCTCGCCTCCTGGTACCTCACCCCGGTCACGTCGCCCACCGGCCCCATGCCGTCCGCGGACCAGCGCACCCTCGACCAGGTCACGTTCCTCACCGCGCACAACGCGTACGCCAACGGCGTCGACGGCGGCTTCGCCCCGCCCTTCGTGAACCTGGTGCCCAACCAGACGCGTGGCATCAACCAGCAACTCACCGACGGCGTCCGGGGCTTCATGCTGGACATCCACCAGACCTCCGACGGTGCGATCCTCTGCCACAACAGCTGCACACTCGTCAGCCGTCCCGTAGCCCTGTGGGTGGACGTCCAGCGCATCGTGGACTTCCTCAAGGCGCACCCCGATCAGTTCATCACCGTCTTCCTGGAGGACTACGTCGACCCGGGCGTCCTGCGCGGCGAACTGGCCCGGGTCACCGGCCTGTCGGACGTGCTCTACCGGCCCGACCGGACGGGGGTCAAACAGAACGGCTGGCCGAAGCTGGCCGATCTGATCGCCGCCGATCACCGGTTGCTGATCTTCACCGACCACAGCCGCTCCTCGGACGAGGCCGCCGGACTCACCCGCGACAGCTTCGGTGTGATGTACCAGAAGGACTGGACGGTGGAGAACTACTGGTCCATGGGCTCGGGCCTCGGCTCCTCCAACTGGTCTTGCTACAGCCGCTGGTACGACGCGAACACCAACATTCCGCTGACCCGCACCGAATCCGGCTTCCGCCCGCTGTTCGTCATGAACCACTTCCGTGACGCGACGATCGCGTCCACGGCGCAGACGGACAACACCAAACTCGCCGACCGCGCCCAGCGGTTCTGCCAGCCCGCCGCCCGCAAGAAGCCCAACTACCTTGCGGTCGACCGCTATGACCTCGGCGACCCGGCGTCCGCGGTGAACACCCTGAACACCTACACGTATCCGTAA
- a CDS encoding acyl-CoA dehydrogenase family protein, translated as MTAPPHPLVSRARRLAQELLAPHADRIDQEGMPTSHIEAVKASGLLGLNAPTEYGGAAAPSTVARETAEILAGACCATWFVLTQHYTPVKLLASSDLPARERLLGPLATGELLAGIAYAHVRSFPRVPVRVTAERGGWRFDGTVPWYTGWGLNDLMVLAGVSPQEEVVFAFTEAREQPGLSPSAPMRLAALTAARTVSLELDGLWLPEDAVVLRTPREKFALVDLPRPTNASPAVFGVAYAALDLLDGAPDAEETARSLRTRLDEVRRQAYALWDHPVPHERIEERLALKMRAYDLMRAATTAAIVSGGGRSMDLGSRAQRLAREGMFLLVQGQTAEVRRAHLDRLSH; from the coding sequence ATGACCGCCCCGCCGCACCCCCTCGTCTCCCGCGCCCGCCGGCTCGCCCAGGAGCTGCTCGCCCCGCACGCCGACCGGATCGACCAGGAGGGGATGCCCACGAGCCACATCGAGGCGGTCAAGGCGTCGGGGCTGCTCGGGCTGAACGCACCGACGGAGTACGGCGGTGCGGCCGCGCCGAGCACCGTGGCCCGGGAGACCGCGGAGATCCTCGCCGGGGCGTGCTGCGCCACGTGGTTCGTGCTGACGCAGCACTACACACCGGTGAAGCTGCTGGCGTCGTCCGACCTCCCCGCACGGGAGCGGTTGCTGGGTCCGCTGGCGACGGGAGAGTTGCTGGCCGGGATCGCCTACGCCCATGTCCGTTCCTTCCCCCGGGTCCCCGTGCGGGTCACGGCCGAGCGCGGCGGATGGCGCTTCGACGGCACGGTGCCGTGGTACACGGGCTGGGGCCTGAACGACTTGATGGTGCTCGCGGGCGTCTCTCCACAGGAGGAGGTGGTCTTCGCCTTCACGGAAGCGCGCGAACAGCCGGGGCTGAGCCCGTCGGCACCGATGCGGCTCGCCGCGCTCACCGCCGCGCGCACGGTGTCGCTGGAGCTGGACGGGCTGTGGCTGCCTGAGGACGCCGTCGTGCTGCGCACCCCGCGGGAGAAGTTCGCCCTGGTCGACCTGCCCCGGCCCACCAATGCCTCCCCGGCCGTCTTCGGGGTCGCGTACGCGGCGCTCGACCTGTTGGACGGCGCCCCGGACGCCGAGGAGACGGCGCGCTCCCTGCGCACCCGGCTCGACGAAGTGCGGCGGCAGGCGTACGCCCTCTGGGACCACCCGGTGCCGCACGAGCGGATCGAGGAGCGATTGGCGCTGAAGATGCGTGCCTACGACCTGATGCGCGCCGCCACGACCGCCGCGATCGTGAGCGGAGGCGGCCGGTCCATGGACCTGGGCAGCCGGGCCCAACGGCTGGCGCGCGAGGGGATGTTCCTGCTGGTGCAGGGACAGACGGCCGAGGTGCGCCGGGCGCACCTGGACCGTCTGTCGCACTGA